The nucleotide window AATGCCTTGAAAAAGGATGCCGAAGCCATTCATCACGAGGACATTGCAGCCAACCATGCGCTCGGCGAACACGGCGCAGCCCTGCTGCCAGAAGGCGCCACCGTTTATACCCACTGCAACACCGGCGCGCTGGCCACCGGCGGCCATGGTACTGCCCTTGGCATCATCCGCACCGCCTGGGCGCAAAAGCGTCTGAATAGCGTCTATGCCGGTGAAACCCGCCCCTGGCTGCAAGGCAGCCGGCTGACCAGCTGGGAACTGGCCAACGACGGCATCCCGGTAACGCTGGTCGCGGACAGTACAGCAGGACAATTGATGGCGCAGGGCAAGGTACAGGCCGTGATTGTCGGTGCAGACCGGATAACCGCCAATGGTGATACCGCCAACAAGATCGGTACCTACAACCTGGCGGTGCTGGCCAAACATCACGGTATTCCCTTCATTGTTGCCGCCCCCGTTTCCACCCTGGACCCGGCGCTCCCGGACGGCTCCCACATCGTGATTGAAGAACGTGACGGTAATGAAGTGCGTCAGGTCCAGGGCAAAGTCGTTGCACCCAGCGAGGTATCGGTTTACAACCCTGCCTTTGACGTAACGCCGGGCGAGCTGATCACCGCCATCGTCACCGAGCGTGGCGTGATTCAGGCACCCAATACCGACAAGGTGCTGGCCCACATACGCGAGCAATGATGCGGAGAAAACCATGATCGAACGCCCCTATTCCACCGCCGATTTTCGTGAAGCCAGCCGCGCCCTTGCCGCCATTGGGCAACGCATCTATGGCAACGGCTGGTCGCCAGCCACCAGCAGCAATTACTCCGTTCGGCTCAATGACCAGTACGCGGCAGTTACCCAATCCGGCAAGGACAAGGGCATGCTGCGTGAGACCGACATCATGGCTGTGGATATGCAGGGGCAAGCCGCCAGCGCAGGCAAACCCTCCGCCGAAACGCTACTGCACACCCAGTTATATCGACGTTATGACAAGGTCGGCGCTGTGCTGCATACCCACAGCCATGCCAGTACTGTGTTGACCATGCACTGGCCAGCCAACACCATCACCCTGGATGGCTATGAACTACTCAAGGCGCTGGATGGAATTACCACCCATGAGAGCCGCCTGAACATACCGGTGTTTGATAACACTCAGGATATTGCCGCCCTGGCCGATAAGGTCGATGCCGCGATGGATAACGGTGATGCCAGCCATGCCTACCTGATTCGAGGCCACGGGCTCTACACCTGGGCGGCGGACCTGCCAACCTGCTACCGTCAACTTGAAGCGCTGGAAGTCCTGCTTGCTATTGAGCTGGACCGCCGCCGTCTAAGTGGAGTCTGATCATGAGCGAGATGAAAGTCTTTCGAGCTGATAACCCGGCCACCCCGGAACAGCACCTTACCGACAAACAGTCCATGGCTGAGGTACTGGCTGCTGCCGGTGTCCGTTATGAGCAATGGGAAGCCTCCGCTCCCCTCGCCGAGCAACCCAGCCAGGATGAAGTGATCGCTGCTTACAAAAGTGATATTGATCGCCTGATGGAAACGGAGGGTTACCAGACGGTGGACGTGGTGAGCATGGTGCCGGATCACCCCGAGAAAGCGGCCTTCCGCCAGAAGTTTCTCGATGAACATCGTCATAGCGAAGATGAAGTTCGGTTCTTCGTGGAGGGGAAAGGCCTATTTACCCTGCACATTGAGGACAAGGTCTACGAAGTCCTGTGCACCAAAGGTGACCTGATCAGCGTGCCTGCGAACACACCGCACTGGTTCGACATGGGCTCACAACCTCGCTTTGTGGCCATCCGCCTGTTCAACAACACCGAGGGCTGGGTGGCCAACTTTACCGGCAGCGATATCGCCAGCCGTTTCTCGCGCCTGGACTAACCCCCGTCGCCGCAGGAGCCTGCCTGCAGGCGATGGATGAGCAGAAGCGAGTTTCGAAGAGCAAACCCCGCCAGAACCTGAAGCAAAAGTGGTTTAGGTTTTCGCAACTCGAAACCCGCTTCTGGCTTTCCCGTACCTTACTACCCAGCGAACCTCAATTACGGATAGCACCATGATCAAGGCAATCGTCACCGATATCGAAGGCACTACCAGCAGCATATCGTTCGTGAAGGAAGTGCTGTTCCCCTACGCGGCGAAGGCGTTCCCCGGGTTTTTGGACGCGCATTGGCAAGATGAAACCGTGCAGGCTCTGATCAGTGCCGCCGCCGAGGAAAGTGGGCAGACACTGGAAACGCCGGAAAAGGCCAGCGCCCTGTTCCAGCAGTGGATTGCCGAAGACCGCAAAGCCACCTCGCTCAAAGCGCTGCAGGGAATGATCTGGAAGCAGGGTTACCAGAATGGTGACTACACGGCTCACCTCTATTCCGACACGGCGAAGTGCCTCAAGCAGTGGAAACAACATGGGCTGGATTTGTACGTCTACTCCTCAGGATCAATCCCGGCCCAGAAACTGTTTTTTGGCTACAGTGACGAAGGCGACCTGACTGCGCTGTTCAGCGGCTACTTCGACACCACCTCCGGCCACAAACAGGAAGTACAGAGTTATCGCAATATCCAGGCTGACATTGGACTACCCGCCGAACAGCTTTTGTTCCTGTCCGATGTGGAGGCAGAGCTGGACGCCGCAGCCGAAGCCGGCCTGAGGACCATCCGCCTGGATCGGGAAGGCAGCCAGGGGGTTAGCAAGCATCAGGTTGTCACCTGTTTTAACCAGATCGATGTCGCCAATCTCCAGGAAAGGCCCACAGCGGATTAACGCTCGCTTGCCGAGCGTCGCTCCTATGGGGCAGGATCCCCGGCTTGCGCAGGGGAATCAGGCATCGAAGCCGCTCAGGGGTGGCTCGGTCCTGTCCTGATTCGCCATCTTTAGTTCATTGAGCATGACTACTTCGGATCCCGGCAGGAAAACACCACAAATTTCTTGTTGGTACCAACCACTTCTACAGCGGAAAACAAGCGGCCCAACGCCTTGTGGTAACCCAGGTGACGATTGCCAATCACTCTCAACTCACCCTGCTCCGCCAGTCGCTTGCTGGCCTGGCGAAATAGCCTGCGCGCCACATGATCGCCCACAATGTGGCCTTCATGGAACGGCGGGTTGAGCAGGATGCAATCGAACCGCTCATCCAGAGCGGACAATCCATCGCCATGATGCAAACGGGCCTGTGCTCCCTCCTGAAAAGAGGCCACGTTCTCCCGCGCGCTTTTCAGGGCCATCCAGGACTCATCGCAGAAAGTCATGTGCACCGAAGGGTTGTGCTGCAGCACGGCAAGACCTATCACGCCATTGCCGCAGCCTAAATCGACCACCCGGGCTCCGTCGGCCAACCCACTGGGGAGGTGCTCCAGAAAGAAGCGGGCACCTATATCCAGTTGTTGCTGGGAAAACACACCCGCGTCGACACGCAATTGTCCGACTGGGGTATCCACGGAGGTCGGGTATGGTGAGTCGGCTAATACCCTGCCAGGCGCCTTGCCACTAAACAAACGCGCTTTCTTCCAGCCGTATTCCGCCTGGCCGTTGCCCAGGTACTTCTCCATGAGCGGCACCAGCTGTCGGGGCAGGTGCTTGTCCATACCGCAGAGCCACACCGGCGTGCCTTCATTCAATTGTGCACTCAACCAGACCAGCTGGGATTCCAGCAGCGCCAGAGACTTTGGCACGCGCATCAACACCTGGCCTGGCACGGTGGGGAGTTTTTCGTCAGGCCAGCAGTGTGTGATTTCCGCCAGGCCGTTTTCTGCCGCATTACGTTGGATATTATCCAGGGCGAGCCAGGAATCGCCACTCGACACCACCCCGCCCCTCTTGGCAGCCGCAAGAGCAAGGGCGCCATGGCTATCATTGACCACCAGGATCTCACCGCGCTCGCCCCCCCTCTCGGCAAGAGTATTCAGCAGATACTGGTCGGCATTGTCCCAGGCCTGCAGGGTTTCATTGCGGCGGCGAGGCCAGCGATAAAGGGTCAGGCTCCCCCAGGGATGTGTCAGTTGATGCATGTGGGTAGCTCCGGTGACCAGGTATCGGGAGCGCATTCTGCCTACAGAAGCGCCGGCTGGCCATAATATGCGCAAACGGCCGACAGAGCTGCATTTAGGTATGGTATTTTCAGATTTCGCTGCTAGAATGCGCCAGCACAAGATCCGGAATATAGCTCAGCCTGGTAGAGCACTACGTTCGGGACGTAGGGGTCGCAGGTTCGAATCCTGCTATTCCGACCAATTAAAAAGGCCGCTCAAACGAGCGGCCTTTTTTTATGCTTCATCGGCGGCTCCAGCCCCGCGCCCCATGAAACATGGCGGCAAGCGTCATCTCGGGCCCGCCTGCCCCCAAGGTGTGGTAAGCGCGTGAGCCGGGCAGCCGGCGGCCTTCCTCACGCGAACAATCAAGCCGTGACTTATGCCAGCCTCGGATTGAGCGTGTAGGTCACAGTGAGGCTGGCCGAATCCAGTGCATGCGCTTTGATGATCTCGGCCAGCGCTGAACCACCAAGGTCGTCTCCTGCTGGCAGCGTGTCCACATCCAGCGCATACACTGTAAAGACATAGTGGTGAATGATGCTGTCGTTCCAGGGCGGGCAAGGGCCATCATAGCCAAAGTAATCCCCTGCCATCTCGGCATCACCGGCAAACCACCCTGTGTAGTCGTTCTTGCCATGGCGCAGGCCATTCCCCGCATCCGGGCCACTTTTACCTCGCGGCGTAATACCGCTGCAATAGGCTCCCTCTTCAAGGCTGCTCTGTTCGGCAGGAATATCGAACAGAGTCCAGTGGTAAAAATCCACTCTGGGTAGCGAAGCCGGCACTTCACGGCCTTCCTGATTCACATCGTCGCCCGCACTGGGAACGTCAGGATCATGCACCACCACTGCAAAGGAGCGAGTGCCTTGCGGAGCTCCGCTCCAGGCCAGGTGGGGGTTGACGTTATCGGACAGGGCAACGTGGTTCTCCGGATCAATCACCGCGAACACATACTTTTCACCGATGGGCTGCTGATCGGTCAGGCTGTTGCTGACTAGCTGCATGGTTGGACTCCAGTTGGCGGAATGATGCATTCATGACACAGGCTTCCGCCGCGATTTTCAAGGACAAGAAAACGGGAAACGCGCCAGGGGTGAGTAAATGGGGAAATCATTTTCGCCACGCTGGCTCTGGTACAGCCAGAAAGACGACACCAACAACCGCCACTCTCCCGTCAGCACAGGCAGTGAGTGGCCGGGCCTGGCCAGTGTGACATGGGGCCGGAACGGCCGTGGCTCCAGATGAATTCCACAATCCGAGAGCCGTTCCTCCAACCCCTTGTGCAGAGCCTCTAACTCCGGTGACAAGGCTCCAGTCAAAGCCAGGAAGGGGCCCCTTTCCTGAGGGAAGGGCTCACAACGGGTAAACGGCAGACTGAAAGCCGCGAAAGATGCGGCCAATGTCTTCAAGTGGGGAACCATCGCCTCGACCTGCTCGGCACGACACTCACCCATAAAGGCCAGCGTCATATGCAGATTGCCGAGCGGTGCCGCACCCGCGTGGCCCGCAGCAAGCAGGATACATTCTTCAGCCAGCTCGCCTCCCACTGGCACCCCGATAAAACAACGCATCCGCCTCTCCCTGTAAACTGCCGATCCGGCAGGGGTAGCCAAAACGCACCCGCCTCAGACAGTGCTACCCGCATTTTACGCCAATGTGCTGCAGGCATGGCTTCACGGCAGTGACACCGGTAGAATTGCGCCCCCACTACCCTGCCCGCCAGCGAATACGTCAGCCAACCGTGAGGTGCACTATGTCCGACCACAAGTCCGGTAAAGTCGGTTTTATCAGTCTGGGTTGCCCCAAGGCCCTGGTCGACTCCGAACGCATTCTTACTCAGCTGCGTACGGAAGGCTATCAGGTGAGCCCAAGCTATGAAGATGCCGATGTGGTAGTGGTGAATACCTGTGGCTTCATCGACGATGCCAAGGCAGAGTCTCTGGATGCCATTGGCGAAGCACTCAATGAAAACGGTAAGGTCATCGTGACTGGCTGCATGGGCGTGGAAGAAGACACTATCCGTAAGGTGCACCCGTCAGTGCTGTCTGTCAGTGGCCCCCAGCAATACGAGCAAGTGGTCAACGCCGTACACGAAGTGATCCCGCCCAGCCAGAACCACGACCCATTCCTGGATCTGGTACCACCACAAGGTATCAAGCTGACTCCGCGTCACTATGCGTACCTGAAGATTTCCGAGGGCTGCAACCACAAGTGCAGCTTCTGCATTATCCCCTCCATGCGCGGCAAGCTGGATTCCCGCCCTATTGGCGATGTGCTGGATGAGGCAGACCGACTCGTGAAAGCGGGCGTGCAAGAACTGCTCGTGATCAGCCAGGACACCAGTGCCTATGGTGTAGACCGCAAATACCAGACCGGTTTCTGGCAGGGTATGCCGGTGAAAACCCGCATGCTGGAAATGTGTCAGGCTCTGGGCCAGATGGGTGCCTGGGTGCGCCTGCACTACGTCTACCCCTACCCCCACGTGGACGACATCATTCCAATGATGGCCGAGGGGCATATCCTTCCTTACCTGGATATCCCGTTCCAGCATGCCAGCCCGTCGGTATTGAAGGCCATGAAGCGCCCCGCCCATGCGGAAAACACCCTCGAGCGCATTCGTCGCTGGCGCGAAATCTGCCCGGATATCACCCTGCGCAGCACCTTCATCACCGGTTTCCCCGGTGAAACCAACGACGACTTCGAGATGCTGCTGGACTGGCTGGAAGAAGCTCAACTGGATCGTGTTGGCTGCTTCACCTATTCCCCGGTGGACGGTGCCCCCGCTAATGCTCTTGCAGACCACGTGGACCCGGACATTGCCGAAGAGCGACGTGAGCGTTTCATGAACGTGCAGGCCCGAATCAGCGCAGACAAACTGCAAAGGAAGATTGGCAAGACCCTGGAAGTACTGGTGGATGAAGTCGACGAAGAAGGCGCTATTGCCCGTTCCAAGGCCGACGCTCCGGAAATCGATGGTCTGGTTTACATCAACGGTGAAACCGGGCTGAAACCCGGCCAGCGACTCAACGTCACCATCGAGCATGCCGACGAGCACGATCTTTGGGGTACCCCGGTACCCGGCAACGCCTGACGCGTGAATGACCAACCGCTAAAAGGCGCCCTGCTGCTGGTACTCGGTGAAGGCCTCCTGGCCATCATGGCGGCCATGATCAAAAACCTGTCCGATCACCTCGACACCGAGGTGATCGTGTTTGCCCGCAACCTGTTCGGGCTGCTGTTTCTGCTCCCCATCATCATGCATCGCGGTGGCTTCGGGCAGCTCAAAACCCGAAACCTCCACCTTCATTTGATCCGCGCGTTTACCGGCGTAACCGCCATGTTCTGCTTCTTTTATACCATTGGCCACATTGCTCTGGCCGAGGCGGTGCTGGTGAAAATGACGGTGCCGTTCTTCCTGCCGGTGGTTGGCTGGCTATGGTTGAAGGAAACCATACGTACCCGTACCTGGATCGCTATCCTGGTGGGCTTTGTTGGCGTCGCCATCATCATGCGTGCCGGCACGGGAACCATCGATCCCGTCATGTGGGTAGCATTGGCTGGCGCCGCAATCATGAGTGTGGCCAAGGTCAGCATACGTCGTATGGCCATCACTGAGCCGGCACAGCGAGTGGTTTTCTATTTTGCACTCTTCGCCACGCTGTTCTCTGCAATACCCCTCATCTGGGTCCACACTCTGCCCGAAGGCAGCGATTATCTTTGGCTGATGGGGATTGGTCTGGTGGCCACAGGCGGACAGTTTGCCATGACCAATGCCTACCAGATGGCAAGCCCGGGACAGGTAGGGGTTTACAACTATTCTGCGGTGGTCTGGGCAGCACTGCTGGGCTGGCTGTTCTGGGGGGAAACGCTGGTCATCACCACCATACTCGGCACCCTGTTGATTGTTGCCGCAGGAGTGTGGAACCTAAAAGGGAAACCGCGGTAACGAAACCACTGACATTCCCTTTAACAAAATCAACATAGCTAATGAATGAGAATAATAGAATGCTCAACCCACTGATGGATCGAGTAATACACATGGCCCACCCTTTCCGCTTTCCTGTCGTCATGATCTTCATGCTTTTCACGACACTGCTTGCTGGCTGTGACGATGCCGCCAAGCGAGCCTATGAAATGGGCATCAACTTTGAAAAATCCCGCGCAGGGCTTCAGGACAAAGCGCTTGAAACAGACGATGGCATCCGCTGGCACCTTCTGACTTCCGAGGGTGAGATCAACAAACCCGTGGTGCTACTGATCCATGGGTTTGGTGGCGACTCCGGAAACTGGTTGCGATTCGTTTCGGAACTGGATGGTGACTTTTATTTCGTGGTACCCGACCTGCCAGGCCATGGTGACAGCACTCGTGGCCTTGATCTGAATTACCGCATGGCCGCGCAATCCCGTCGCCTGCTGACCTTGATGGACACCCTCGGCGTAGACACATTTCATGTGGCTGGTAATTCCATGGGCGGAGCCATCTCTATCTCGATGGCACGTCAGGCACCTCAGCGCGTTCTGTCCATGGGACTCATCAACTCCGCCGGACTGACCCGACAAACCCCGGAGTTCAAGACACTGCTGGAAAACTCAGCATCCAACCCCCTGATTCCGCGCACCCCGGATGATTTCACAACCACCCTGGAATGGGCCATGGAAGAGCCCCCTTACATGCCTGAATTCTTCGTCGATATCATGGGGCAGGAAAAGGCTCGTAATTCTGCAGTGGCGCAGCACATTTTCGAGCAACTGGATGAAGACCCGGGCATGAATCTGGAGGGCACCGGCAAGCTGGCTAGTGTGTCTACCCCGACACTGGTGGTGTGGGGCCAGAAAGACCGCTTGTTGGGACTGGATAATGTGAAGACGTTTCTGGAAGAACTGCCCCACGCCCGCTCCGCCATTCTCGACGACATCGGTCATGTGCCAATGGCCGAAGCACCGGGTAAAACAGCGGACCTGTTCAGAACCTTCTGGCAGGAAGCACGTAACCCTTAGCTTTCCATGGTTTCTGCCGGAGCAACCGCCTTGCGTTGTTCCGGCGGAGTCCAGTCGAACGGCACATCGTAATTCATCAGAAAGCCGCCCAGCGTAATCAGCACCCGGGATATCCCGATGTAGGAGTCCGGAATCGATATGCGCTCCTCCCGAAACCGCTCCATCAAGTCCCCCATTGCGGCCACCGGTCCCTGATGACGCAGCTGATCGGTCAACACATACAACGCCAGTGCCTTGAGTGTTTCCGGGGATCCCCCCTTGAACCCTGCCTGGACAAACAACTCACCAATATCGACTTTCCCTTCAAACCCCATCAGGCCGTATAACAGCCGCGAATAACGGCGCACCTCATCCGGGGTAAGAATCCCGATGGCACCAAAATCCAGGATAACGACCTGGCCATCTTCATTGACCAGAAAATTCCCGGGATGAGGATCCGCCTGGTAAACACCAAAGCGCGTCACCTGCTGCAAATAACTGGTCAGGAGCACCCCAAGCAGATCTGCTGCCTTGTCACGGTTCTCGTCGAGATAATCCCTGAGACGGGTCTCCCCTTCCCAGCTGGTCACCAGAATACGCTCGTTACTCAGCGATGGCAGAAGCTCGGGGATACGAATTCGAGGGTGATGTTGCTGCCGGGCAAAGCGCTGCATGTTTGCCGCTTCATTACGGAAATCCAGCTCAATCGCCGTCATGGCGAGTAGCTGCTCAATCGCCTGGCGCAGGTCAAACTCCTGAAACCGGGGCGCCGCAAGCACAGACAGAGCACGAAACACACGTGCATCCTGCTCAAACAAACGCTTCACCTTCGGAAGACGAACCTTGATCGCCACTTCATGGCCATCCTTGAGCCTGGCCCGGTGCACCTGGGCGATGGAGGCGACAGCTGTCGGCTGCTCCTGAACCCAGACAAACTGGTCACGCCAGTCCCGGCCCCAGGCTCGGGAGAGCACCCTGGAAATAGCCGCAAACGGTACGGGCTGGGCATCATTCTGCAATTGCTGAAAGGCCTCAATGTATTCCCGGGGTAATACGTCAGGGCGGCAACTGAAAAACTGGGCAGCTTTCACCCAGAAGCCACCATTACGACGGCACAGGCTGGAAAGCACCTCTGCGCCCCGTCTATGGCTGGCTTTCTTGTCCCCCAGCGTTCCAGCTGCATACAGCGCCGCCAACTGACTCATGGCGGCTACAGCACGAACATAGCGTGTTCGTCCTGCCGCAATAGCTGAAAGCCCGATGACGCTTTCTTTAATCACTGATGATCACCCAGTTCTAACCACACAACCCGAATGATTATGCATTCTTTTCAATTCGCTTTCCGGACTTGAATCGCGCCGGCCTTGACCGTACTGTTTCAGGCTTTTACGGCAGTGAGCGATTATGTCAGCTTCAGGGGTAGTTATACGGGCAGGAGAACCAAACACCATTCGCACCCGTGGCATCACACTGCTGCGCTCCGGCCACAAGGAAATACGGCGTCTCAAGCGGGCCAATCACACCCCCTCTATCCATGGCAACAAGGTCTGGAATTCCAGCTTCCTGATCATGGATCACCTGACGCGCCGGAAAGTCACGCCAGATCAGCACCTGCTTGATATCGGCTGCGGCTGGGGGCCTCTCTCCGTCTTTTCTGCCAAACGTTTTGGCTGTTCGGTGACCGCCGTGGATGCCGATGAGGATGTATTCCCCTACCTGGATCTTCATGCCCAGATCAACAAGGTGGCGATCCAGCAGAAGGTCATGCGCTTCGAGAAAATTTCACAGAAGATGCTTGCTGATATCCATATCATGGCGGGTGCTGACATCTGCTTCTGGGACGAACTCACCCCGGTTCTGTATAACCTGATCCGCCGCGCCCTCCGCGCTGGCGTGAAAGAGATCATTATCGCTGATCCGGGCCGCAGTCCGTTTTATGCTCTGGCCGAGCGCTGCGAGAAAGCCGGCATGGATTCCCGTGTAGTTGAACGTCGCACCAAGACCCCCAAGGCGCTTTGTGCGGATTTGCTGATCATCAACAATTGAAATTTCCAACAGCGACACCATGTTGTTTCCACGTAGCCTGGAAGTGACACCATGACAGACAATACCCAGAATACCGACCAGATCGCCAAGGGCACCCTTGCCCTGCCTGACCAGCTCAAGCCTCAACGCATCTATATCATTCCCGTGCGTTACCGCCCCTTTATGCCGGGGCTGGTACAGCCGGTCATGCTCGACAGGGACACCTGGGAGCAGACTCTCGAGCGCGTCAGCCAGACCCCGCATCAGTCACTGGGACTGGTGTATGTGGGTGACAAGGATCCCGACACCATTGAGGCAGACGATTTCCCCGAGTACGGCTGCCTGGTCAAGGTGCACGCCCTCAATGAAGAGAATGATCACTTTCAGCTGGTCGCTCAAGGTGCCGCCCGTTTCCATGTGGAGGGCTGGCTCAATCGCAAGCGCCCCTTCATGGCGGAAGTCAGTTACCCGCAACCGGCCAAGGATGCGAACGAAACGATTCGTGCCTATGGCATGGCGATCATCAATACCATCAAGGAGTTGCTGCCGCTCAACCCTCTCTACAATGAGGGCCTGCGCCACTACCTGCAAAACTTCTCCCCCACGGACCCATCTCCGCTGACCGACTTTGCCGCCGCGCTGACCAGCGCCAGTGGAGACGAGCTTCAGTCCATTCTGGAAACTGTACCGCTGCGGCCGCGCATGGAAAAAGTGCTGACGCTGGTAAAGAAGGAACTGGAGGTGGCCAGGCTGCAAAGCGAAATCACCGAAGAGGTGAATGAGAAGGTCAGCAAGCATCAGCGGGAGTTTTTCCTCCGTGAACAGCTCAAGATCATCCAGCGCGAACTTGGCTTGAGCAAGGACGACAAAACGGCAGAAGCCGACGAATTTCGTGAGCGCATGGCTGCCCTTGAGCCGCCTGCGCCAGTCCTCAAACGCTTTGAGGATGAGCTGCATAAACTATCCGTACTGGAAACAGGATCACCGGAGTACGGCGTCACCCGCAATTATCTGGACTGGCTGACCAGCGTGCCCTGGGGGCAGTACAGTGACGACAACCTGGATCTCAAGCACGCCAAGGGCGTACTCGAGCAACACCACAGTGGCCTGGATGATGTGAAGGACAGGATCGTCGAATTCCTGGCCGTGGGCGCACTGCGCGGTGAAGTCAAAGGTTCCATCATTCTGCTGGTCGGACCTCCCGGCGTTGGCAAGACCAGCATCGGCAAATCCATCGCTGAGGCACTGGGGAGACAGTTCTACCGCTTCAGTCTGGGCGGCATGCGTGATGAGGCAGAGATCAAGGGTCATCGCCGCACCTATATCGGCGCCATGCCGGGCAAGCTGGTGCAATCATTCAAGGAGGCCGGCACCGCCAACCCGGTCATCATGCTCGACGAAATCGACAAGCTGGGTCAGTCATTTCAGGGAGACCCGGCATCTGCACTGCTGGAGGTGCTGGATCCAGAGCAGAACCAGGATTTTCTGGATCACTACCTGGATGAACGGATGGACCTCAGCCATGCGCTGTTCGTCTGCACTGCCAACACACTGGACAGTATTCCAAGCCCCTTGCTGGACCGCATGGAGGTCATTCGCCTTTCAGGCTACATCACCGAGGAAAAGGTGAATATTGCCCGCAAGCACCTGTGGCCTCGGGCTCTGGACCGCGCCGGCGTCAAGGCGTCCCAGCTCAAGATCAGTGACAGCGCACTGCGTCAGGTGATTGAGGGCTATGCCCGCGAAGCCGGGGTACGGAACCTTGAAAAGCAACTGAACAAGATCATCCGCAAATCCGCTGTGCAGCTGCTCGATGGTGAGAAGAAGATCAGTATCAGCGGCAAGAACCTTTCGGACTTTCTGGGTCAGCCCTACTTCCAGACCGAAAAAACACAGCGAGGCATCGGTGTCGTTACCGGTCTGGCCTGGACCAGCATGGGCGGTGCCACGCTGTCCGTTGAAGCCAGCCTGGTTCACAGCCGGCAGCGAGGCTTCAAGCTCACCGGCCAGCTAGGCGATGTGATGAAAGAGTCCGCCGAAATTGCCTATAGCTATGTGGCCAGCCATTTGCAGGATTACGGCTTGGTGGAAGATGTTCTCGATAATGCGTTCATCCATCTGCACGTCCCTGAGGGAGCAACACCAAAGGATGGCCCCAGCGCGGGCATCACCATGGCCTCTGCCCTGCTGTCACTGCTGATGAAGAAGCGCCTGCCGCGTAAAGTTGCCATGACGGGCGAGCTCACACTGACTGGCCAGGTGCTGGC belongs to Alcanivorax sediminis and includes:
- a CDS encoding DMT family transporter — protein: MNDQPLKGALLLVLGEGLLAIMAAMIKNLSDHLDTEVIVFARNLFGLLFLLPIIMHRGGFGQLKTRNLHLHLIRAFTGVTAMFCFFYTIGHIALAEAVLVKMTVPFFLPVVGWLWLKETIRTRTWIAILVGFVGVAIIMRAGTGTIDPVMWVALAGAAIMSVAKVSIRRMAITEPAQRVVFYFALFATLFSAIPLIWVHTLPEGSDYLWLMGIGLVATGGQFAMTNAYQMASPGQVGVYNYSAVVWAALLGWLFWGETLVITTILGTLLIVAAGVWNLKGKPR
- a CDS encoding alpha/beta fold hydrolase codes for the protein MLNPLMDRVIHMAHPFRFPVVMIFMLFTTLLAGCDDAAKRAYEMGINFEKSRAGLQDKALETDDGIRWHLLTSEGEINKPVVLLIHGFGGDSGNWLRFVSELDGDFYFVVPDLPGHGDSTRGLDLNYRMAAQSRRLLTLMDTLGVDTFHVAGNSMGGAISISMARQAPQRVLSMGLINSAGLTRQTPEFKTLLENSASNPLIPRTPDDFTTTLEWAMEEPPYMPEFFVDIMGQEKARNSAVAQHIFEQLDEDPGMNLEGTGKLASVSTPTLVVWGQKDRLLGLDNVKTFLEELPHARSAILDDIGHVPMAEAPGKTADLFRTFWQEARNP
- a CDS encoding ABC1 kinase family protein; translated protein: MIKESVIGLSAIAAGRTRYVRAVAAMSQLAALYAAGTLGDKKASHRRGAEVLSSLCRRNGGFWVKAAQFFSCRPDVLPREYIEAFQQLQNDAQPVPFAAISRVLSRAWGRDWRDQFVWVQEQPTAVASIAQVHRARLKDGHEVAIKVRLPKVKRLFEQDARVFRALSVLAAPRFQEFDLRQAIEQLLAMTAIELDFRNEAANMQRFARQQHHPRIRIPELLPSLSNERILVTSWEGETRLRDYLDENRDKAADLLGVLLTSYLQQVTRFGVYQADPHPGNFLVNEDGQVVILDFGAIGILTPDEVRRYSRLLYGLMGFEGKVDIGELFVQAGFKGGSPETLKALALYVLTDQLRHQGPVAAMGDLMERFREERISIPDSYIGISRVLITLGGFLMNYDVPFDWTPPEQRKAVAPAETMES
- a CDS encoding class I SAM-dependent methyltransferase; the encoded protein is MSASGVVIRAGEPNTIRTRGITLLRSGHKEIRRLKRANHTPSIHGNKVWNSSFLIMDHLTRRKVTPDQHLLDIGCGWGPLSVFSAKRFGCSVTAVDADEDVFPYLDLHAQINKVAIQQKVMRFEKISQKMLADIHIMAGADICFWDELTPVLYNLIRRALRAGVKEIIIADPGRSPFYALAERCEKAGMDSRVVERRTKTPKALCADLLIINN
- the lon gene encoding endopeptidase La, giving the protein MTDNTQNTDQIAKGTLALPDQLKPQRIYIIPVRYRPFMPGLVQPVMLDRDTWEQTLERVSQTPHQSLGLVYVGDKDPDTIEADDFPEYGCLVKVHALNEENDHFQLVAQGAARFHVEGWLNRKRPFMAEVSYPQPAKDANETIRAYGMAIINTIKELLPLNPLYNEGLRHYLQNFSPTDPSPLTDFAAALTSASGDELQSILETVPLRPRMEKVLTLVKKELEVARLQSEITEEVNEKVSKHQREFFLREQLKIIQRELGLSKDDKTAEADEFRERMAALEPPAPVLKRFEDELHKLSVLETGSPEYGVTRNYLDWLTSVPWGQYSDDNLDLKHAKGVLEQHHSGLDDVKDRIVEFLAVGALRGEVKGSIILLVGPPGVGKTSIGKSIAEALGRQFYRFSLGGMRDEAEIKGHRRTYIGAMPGKLVQSFKEAGTANPVIMLDEIDKLGQSFQGDPASALLEVLDPEQNQDFLDHYLDERMDLSHALFVCTANTLDSIPSPLLDRMEVIRLSGYITEEKVNIARKHLWPRALDRAGVKASQLKISDSALRQVIEGYAREAGVRNLEKQLNKIIRKSAVQLLDGEKKISISGKNLSDFLGQPYFQTEKTQRGIGVVTGLAWTSMGGATLSVEASLVHSRQRGFKLTGQLGDVMKESAEIAYSYVASHLQDYGLVEDVLDNAFIHLHVPEGATPKDGPSAGITMASALLSLLMKKRLPRKVAMTGELTLTGQVLAVGGIREKVIAARRVGIRELILPDACQRDFDELPAYLKEGLTVHFAEQYSDVFHILWG